AATCGGCGCGCGAATATGTCGCGAGCGGACACGAGGTGATCGTCGAGACCGGTGCGGGGTTGGGCATCAGCAAGACCGATGATGATTACCGGGCTATCGGCGCGCAGATCGTCGATACAGCGGAAGAAATCTTCGCTCGCGCCGACATGGTCGTGAAGGTCAAGGAACCGCAGCCGAACGAGTGGGTGCAGCTGCGCGAAGGACAGATCCTGTTCACCTATCTGCACCTCGCGCCGGACCCCGATCAGGCCCGGGGTTTGATGGAATCGGGCGTGTCGGCGGTCGCTTACGAGACCGTCACCGCGTCAGACGGGTCGCTGCCGCTGCTCGCGCCGATGAGCGAGGTTGCGGGGCGTCTGGCGGTCGAGGCCAGCGCGCATTCCAGCCACGCCAACAATGGCGGGCGCGGTATCCTGATGGGCGGTGTGCCCGGCGTGCTCCCGGCCAAGGTGGTGGTGATCGGCGGCGGCGTCGTCGGCACCCATGCGGCGCGCATGGCGGTGGGACTGGGGGCGAATGTCGAGATCATCGACCGTTCGCTGCCGCGGATTCGCGAGCTCGACGAGCTGTTCGAGGGGCGCGCGACCACGCGCTTTTCCAACGCCGGGACGATCGAAAACGCGATCACCGATGCCGATGTGGTGATCGGGGCGGTGCTGGTGCCCGGCGCCAGCGCGCCCAAGCTCGTGACCCGCGACATGCTCGGCCTGATGCAGCATCGCGCGGTGCTGGTCGACGTCGCGATCGATCAGGGCGGGTGTTTCGAAACCTCGAAACCCACGACCCATGAAAACCCGACCTTCCTGGTCGACGACATCATTCATTACTGCGTCGCCAACATGCCGGGCGCGGTGCCGCACACCTCCAGCTATGCGCTCAACAACGCCACTCTTCCGTTCGGATTGGCGCTGGCGAACAAGGGTTTGCAGGCCTGCGAGGACGATCCGTATCTCAAACCCGGTCTGAATGTGCACGCGGGCATGATTGTAAATTCTGCAGTCGCCGAGAGCCTCGGCTTCGCTTAGTTGCAGAGAATCGAACAAATGGTGTGCCGGATTCGCGGGTAATCGGCGAGGCAATGCGCCATATCCTGGGTGCCGATAGGAGCCCGGCCAGGGCGCTCGACATGAGGGTCGAGTAGAAGGGGCCGCGCCGCTTGAGAGTGACCCGTGAAACATATCGACACCTTCCCCATGGTCCGGCAAATCAACCGGGACGCCGACCTCACCGCGCATGTTGCGCCGGTGACGCGCAGCGACAAGGTCGCATTTGCGTTCGTGAAGTTGCTGCGCTTCTTTGCCGATACGTTCTTTGCCAAGCGCTACGGCCACCGCGCCGTAGTTCTGGAGACTGTCGCAGCCGTTCCCGGCATGGTCGGCGGGCTGATCCAGCACCTCACCGCCTTGCGCAAGATGCGCGACGACGAAGGCTGGATCCGCACGCTGCTCGACGAGGCCGAGAACGAGCGGATGCACCTGATGACCTTCATCGAGATCGCGCAGCCCAGCTGGTTCGAGCGGATGCTGATCGCGGCGACGCAGATGGTGTTCTACAACCTCTATTTCTTCCTCTACCTGTTCGCGCCGCGCACCGCGCACCGGGTGGTCGGGTATTTCGAAGAAGAGGCTGTGATCAGCTACACGGCCTATCTTACCGAGGTCGATGCGGGTCGGCACGAGAATGTCCCCGCGCCGCAGCTCGCGATCGATTACTGGCAGCTGCCGGCCAATGCCCGTCTGCGCGACGTGATCATCGCGGTGCGCGCCGACGAGGCCGAGCATCGCGATGTGAACCACGGTTTCGTCGATATCCTCGACGAGCGGCGCCAGCGGCTCCCGGTCGGGGACAGTCTCAAGGCTTGACCCGCTCCGCTCCCCGTGCTGCGCAGGGATCCGCAGTATCGGGGAGAGCCAGCCGATGAAGACACGTGCCGCCGTAGCGTTCGAAGCGAAAAAGCCGCTCGAGATCGTCGAGCTCGACCTCGAAGGCCCCAAGGCGGGCGAAGTGCTGGTCGAGATCATGGCGACCGGCATCTGCCACACCGATGCCTACACGCTGGACGGGTTCGACAGCGA
The Erythrobacter sp. JK5 DNA segment above includes these coding regions:
- a CDS encoding alternative oxidase gives rise to the protein MVRQINRDADLTAHVAPVTRSDKVAFAFVKLLRFFADTFFAKRYGHRAVVLETVAAVPGMVGGLIQHLTALRKMRDDEGWIRTLLDEAENERMHLMTFIEIAQPSWFERMLIAATQMVFYNLYFFLYLFAPRTAHRVVGYFEEEAVISYTAYLTEVDAGRHENVPAPQLAIDYWQLPANARLRDVIIAVRADEAEHRDVNHGFVDILDERRQRLPVGDSLKA
- the ald gene encoding alanine dehydrogenase, which gives rise to MLVGVPKEIKNHEYRVGLTPESAREYVASGHEVIVETGAGLGISKTDDDYRAIGAQIVDTAEEIFARADMVVKVKEPQPNEWVQLREGQILFTYLHLAPDPDQARGLMESGVSAVAYETVTASDGSLPLLAPMSEVAGRLAVEASAHSSHANNGGRGILMGGVPGVLPAKVVVIGGGVVGTHAARMAVGLGANVEIIDRSLPRIRELDELFEGRATTRFSNAGTIENAITDADVVIGAVLVPGASAPKLVTRDMLGLMQHRAVLVDVAIDQGGCFETSKPTTHENPTFLVDDIIHYCVANMPGAVPHTSSYALNNATLPFGLALANKGLQACEDDPYLKPGLNVHAGMIVNSAVAESLGFA